In Quercus lobata isolate SW786 chromosome 12, ValleyOak3.0 Primary Assembly, whole genome shotgun sequence, a genomic segment contains:
- the LOC115971971 gene encoding piezo-type mechanosensitive ion channel homolog isoform X2 — protein MEIWEMVGLWHYPIPGFFLLAQFCLGILVALGNLVNNSVFLCLSDEHGQPSNQNSTVEVEEETKVLIVATIAWGLRKSSRAIMLALIFLIAMKPGFFHAVYMIFFLIYLLSHNISRKTRESMILLCEAHFALLYILQIDLISNFLEQEGSLSMEILSQLGLLEYDSSWDFLEVALLACFCAIHNHGFEMLFSFSAIVQRTPSLPVGFSILKAGLNKSVLLSVYASSATKYSHDNPSYERRIASFLSAIGQKFLSIYRSLGTYIAFITILLTVYLVRPNHISLGYILFLLVWIIGRQLVERTKRRLWFPLKAYSIMVFIFLYSLSSFSSFEMWLSSLIDLNFYLGYNSEASSLENVWESLAVLIVMQLYSYERRQSKKNSSDDSDPMECGVLGFLQRFLIWHSQKILFIALFYASLSPISAFGFVYLVGLVICSTLPKDSRVPSRSFLFYTGFLVTAEYLFQMWGEQAGMFPGQKHSDLSLFLGFSVFKPGFWGLESGLRGKVLVIAACTLQYNVFRWLEKMPSTIVNKGKWEEPCPLFVSEEDDSVDVSISNEDIKPLSDSGALSVKQEGVTSNSWPFFSSGLSQSSNPASSKAGISDGGSTRKYSFGYIWGNTKESHKWNKKRILALRKERFETQKRLLKIYLKFWMENLFTLFGLEINMIALLLASFALLNAISMLYIALLAACVLLNRRILRKLWPLLIFLFASILILEYFAIWKSSWSLNQNIPSETNIQCHDCWRSSTLYFQYCKNCWLGLIVDDPRTLTSYFLVFMLACFKLRADHLSSFSGSSTYRQMMSQRKNTFVWRDLSFETKSMWTILDYLRLYCYCHLLDLVLALILITGTLEYDILHLGYLAFALVFFRMRLQILKKKNKIFKFLRMYNFALIVLSLAYQSPFVGEFSAGKCETMDYIYGMIGFFKYDYGFRITERSALVEIIIFMLVSLQSYMFSSQEFDYVFRYLEAEQIGAIVREQEKKAAWKTAQLQHIRESEEKKRQRNLQVEKMKSEMLNLQIQLHNLNSTANIDGTSPLSEGLMRRRSTSITSNNDAGTSDKAEIKYKIQEQIIREDLVSSSELHDSPGSMNAESPSVAEFNKHLVGSPHCEITEVESDILDSAFSDLDKKEKVKGQAKENPLISAVQMIGDGVSQVQSIGNQAVNNLVNYLNIGQEDTNVKENLFAEDGIYDEMESQKTEYLYVERSSSLQSDQSSDAASLQLGRLFCHIWSQMQSNYDVVCYCCFVLVFLWNFSLLSMVYLAALFLFALCVNTSPSYIFWVIMLIYTEVYILLQYLYQILFQHCGLSFDSGLLRELGFPAHRNVSSFVVSSLPLFLVYLFTLIQSSITAKDGEWMSSTDFNFSKKSALYRNEVSVNYSWSESTWGLLQLVTNMAKLITRSFFRYWKSLTQGAESPPYFVQVSMDVQSWPEDGIQPERIESGINQLLRTVHNEGCKEENPNLCPFASRVHVQSIARSQENSNVSSVVFEVVYASPLTECASAEWYESLTPATDVAKEILKAQHAGFVEEIGFPYPILSVIGGGKREVDLYAYIFGADLSVFFLVAIFYQSIIKNNSEFLDVYQLEDQFPKEFVFILMIIFFLIVLDRIIYLCSFATGKVIFYLFNLILFTYSVTEYAWHMDASQQHAGGLALRAIYLAKAISLALQAIQIRYGIPHQSTLYRQFLTSEVSRTKYLGYRLYRALPFLYELRCVLDWSCTATSLTMYDWLKLEDIHASLFLVKCDAVLNRAKHKQGERQTKMTKCCNGICLFFILICVIWAPMLMYSSGNPTNIVNPVKDASVQIDIKTASGRLTLYQTTLCEKIPWDQFNDDIDLDPQSFWDTYNENDIQLICCQADASILWLVPSVVQTRFIQSLDWDTDMDIIFTWVLTRDRPKGKEVVKYERTIDPVDLPMRSDVQKVLNGSMNSFRIYNVYPRYFRVTGSGDVRPLEQEEISVNADLVINRANYEWWSFNDVNSSGVTGCGGLTGPMAIIISEEVPPQGIIGDTLSKFSIWGLYITFVLAVGRFIRLQCSDLRMRIPYENLPSCDRLIAICEDIYAARAEGELGVEEVLYWTLVKIYRSPHMLLEYTKID, from the exons ATGGAAATTTGGGAGATGGTTGGGTTGTGGCATTATCCCATACCTGGATTCTTTCTGCTTGCACAGTTTTGTCTTGGAATTTTAGTTGCCCTGGGTAATCTTGTGAACAACTCTGTTTTCCTCTGCTTGTCTGATGAGCATGGGCAACCTTCAAATCAAAACTCTACAGTGGAAG tGGAGGAAGAGACTAAGGTATTGATTGTTGCTACAATTGCATGGGGACTGCGCAAAAGCTCTCGGGCCATAATGCTGGCACTGATATTCCTTATTGCCATGAAACCTGGTTTCTTCCATGCTGTGTATA TGATATTCTTCTTGATATATCTTTTGAGCCACAACATCAGCAGAAAGACACGCGAGTCTATGATTCTCTTATGTGAGGCTCACTTTGCACTGTTATACATTCTTCAGATTGATTTGATTTCTAATTTTCTGGAGCAAGAAGGCTCTTTAAGTATGGAAATCCTATCACAGTTAG GTCTCCTTGAATATGATAGCTCCTGGGATTTTCTGGAAGTAGctttgcttgcttgcttctgtGCAATTCATAATCATGGTTTTGAGATGCTATTTTCATTCTCAGCAATTGTGCAGCGCACCCCTAGCCTACCTGTTGGATTTAGCATCTTGAAAGCTGGTCTGAACAAATCAGTTTTGTTGTCAGTGTATGCCTCCTCAGCCACCAAATACAGTCATGATAATCCTTCCTATG aGAGAAGGATAGCATCATTCCTCAGTGCAATTGGACAGAAGTTTCTATCTATATATAGATCATTAGGAACCTACATTGCTTTCATAACAATTCTCCTCACAGTTTACCTGGTGAGACCTAATCATATTTCACTTGGGTACATATTATTCCTCCTTGTTTGGATAATCGGAAGACAACTGGTTGAGAGGACAAAAAGACGTCTATGGTTTCCATTAAAAGCATACTCTATCATGGtatttatatttctatataGCTTGAGCAGTTTCTCCAGCTTTGAGATGTGGCTGTCCAGTTTGATAgatctcaatttttatttgggcTACAACTCAGAAGCTTCATCCTTGGAAAATGTTTGGGAATCTTTGGCAGTCTTGATTGTGATGCAACTTTATAGCTATGAGAGGAGGCAGAGCAAGAAAAACAGTTCAGATGATTCAGATCCAATGGAATGTGGAGTACTTGGGTTTCTTCAAAGGTTTCTTATTTGGCACAGCCAGAAGATCTTGTTTATTGCTTTGTTTTATGCTTCTTTATCTCCAATTAGTGCATTTGGTTTTGTGTATCTAGTTGGCCTTGTCATCTGTTCAACTTTACCTAAAGATTCCCGGGTCCCATCCAGATCATTCTTATTTTACACTGGATTTTTAGTTACAGCTGAGTATCTTTTTCAGATGTGGGGTGAACAGGCTGGGATGTTTCCTGGACAGAAACACTCTGATTTGTCCCTTTTTTTGGGATTCTCTGTCTTTAAGCCAGGCTTCTGGGGTCTAGAATCAGGCTTGAGGGGAAAAGTGCTGGTGATTGCTGCATGTACTCTTCAATACAATGTCTTTCGTTGGTTGGAGAAGATGCCAAGTACTATTGTAAACAAAGGAAAGTGGGAAGAGCCTTGTCCTTTGTTTGTTTCAGAAGAGGATGACTCAGTTGATGTTTCCATTTCTAATGAGGATATTAAGCCGTTATCAGATTCTGGTGCACTGTCTGTAAAACAAGAGGGGGTGACAAGCAATTCATGGCCATTTTTCTCCTCTGGTTTGTCTCAATCATCTAATCCTGCATCTTCTAAAGCAGGCATCTCTGACGGTGGCAGCACTAGAAAATATTCATTTGGGTATATCTGGGGAAACACCAAGGAGAGTCATAAGTGGAACAAGAAACGGATACTTGCCTTGAGAAAGGAGAGATTTGAAACACAGAAGAGACtcttgaaaatatatttgaaattttggatgGAGAATTTGTTTACTCTCTTTGGTCTTGAGATAAACATGATTGCCTTGCTGCTTGCTAGCTTTGCTTTGTTGAATGCAATATCTATGTTATATATTGCATTGCTTGCTGCTTGTGTTCTTCTGAATCGACGCATTTTACGTAAATTGTGGCCCCTGTTAATCTTCTTGTTTGCTTCTATTCTTATTCTTGAATATTTTGCCATCTGGAAGAGTTCATGGTCTTTGAATCAAAATATTCCAAGTGAGACTAATATACAATGCCATGATTGCTGGAGAAGCTCAACCCTTTATTTCCAGTATTGCAAGAACTGTTGGTTGG GTCTTATTGTTGATGATCCTCGAACACTTACCAGCTATTTTCTGGTCTTCATGCTTGCTTGTTTCAAACTTCGTGCTGATCACCTGTCCAGTTTCTCAGGGTCATCGACATATCGCCAGATGATGTCTCAGCGTAAAAACACATTTGTTTGGAGAGATCTATCTTTTGAAACTAAAAGCATGTGGACAATTCTTGACTACTTGAGGCTTTACTGCTATTGCCATCTATTGGACCTTGTGCTTGCATTGATTTTGATTACTGGAACGCTGGAGTATGACATTCTACACCTTGGTTATCTAGCTTTTGCTCTGGTATTCTTTCGGATGAGACTTCAaatactaaagaaaaagaataagataTTCAAGTTCTTGCGCATGTACAACTTTGCTCTTATTGTTCTCTCTCTTGCCTATCAATCTCCTTTTGTGGGGGAGTTTAGTGCTGGGAAGTGTGAGACAATGGATTACATATATGGAATGattggattttttaaatatgactATGGATTCCGGATTACTGAGAGATCTGCGCTAGTTGAGATTATCATATTTATGTTGGTTTCACTTCAGTCATATATGTTCTCCTCCCAAGAGTTTGATTATGTGTTTCGATATCTTGAAGCAGAGCAAATTGGTGCCATTGTGCGTGAGCAAGAGAAGAAAGCTGCATGGAAAACTGCACAGTTACAGCATATTCGGGAATCTGAGGAGAAGAAACGCCAGCGTAACTTGCAAGTGGAGAAGATGAAGTCTGAGATGCTTAACTTGCAAATCCAGCTTCACAACTTGAACTCAACTGCCAACATTGATGGAACTTCTCCTCTTAGTGAAGGCCTAATGAGGAGGAGAAGTACTTCTATTACTTCAAATAATGATGCTGGAACTTCTGATAAAGCAGAAATAAAATACAAGATACAAGAACAGATCATCAGAGAGGATTTGGTATCCTCGTCTGAATTGCATGACTCTCCTGGTAGTATGAATGCAGAAAGTCCATCAGTGGCAGAGTTTAACAAGCATTTGGTGGGATCTCCTCATTGTGAGATCACTGAAGTCGAATCAGACATTTTGGATAGTGCATTTTCTGAtttagacaaaaaagaaaaagtcaaaggCCAGGCAAAGGAAAACCCATTGATATCCGCAGTGCAGATGATAGGTGATGGTGTTTCCCAAGTACAGTCTATTGGCAATCAGGCAGTCAACAACCTTGTGAACTATTTGAACATAGGACAAGAAGACACCAATGTGAAAGAGAACTTGTTTGCTGAGGATGGGATATATGATGAGATGGAGAGCCAAAAAACAGAGTACTTGTATGTGGAGCGCTCTTCTTCTTTGCAGTCTGATCAGAGTTCTGATGCGGCAAGTCTGCAGTTAGGAAGGCTCTTCTGTCACATATGGTCCCAAATGCAATCCAATTATGATGTTGTGTGTTATTGTTGCTTTGTTCTTGTCTTTCTATGGAACTTTAGTTTGCTTTCTATGGTATATCTTGCAGCTCTATTTCTGTTTGCTCTATGTGTAAATACCAGCCCAAGTTACATCTTCTGGGTTATCATGCTGATCTACACAGAAGTTTATATATTGCTTCAGTATCTGTATCAAATTCTCTTTCAGCACTGTGGGTTAAGTTTTGATTCTGGCCTACTTCGTGAGTTGGGATTCCCTGCACATAGAAATGTGTCATCCTTTGTTGTCAGCTCTTTACCGCTTTTTCTTGTCTACTTATTTACACTTATACAGAGCTCTATAACTGCAAAAGATGGTGAATGGATGTCTTCAACAGACTTCAATTTCAGTAAGAAGAGTGCTCTCTATAGAAATGAAGTTTCTGTAAATTATAGCTGGAGTGAGAGCACATGGGGGCTGCTACAGCTAGTGACAAATATGGCAAAATTGATAACCAGAAGCTTCTTTAGGTACTGGAAATCATTGACTCAGGGAGCAGAGTCTCCTCCTTACTTTGTCCAGGTGTCTATGGATGTCCAATCTTGGCCAGAGGATGGGATTCAGCCAGAGAGAATTGAGTCTGGAATAAATCAATTGCTAAGAACTGTCCATAATGAAGGATGCAAagaagaaaaccctaatctCTGCCCTTTTGCCAGTAGAGTTCATGTTCAAAGCATCGCAAGAAGTCAAGAAAACTCAAATGTGTCATCAGTTGTTTTTGAGGTGGTATATGCATCCCCTTTGACAGAGTGTGCTTCAGCAGAATGGTATGAGTCGCTGACTCCAGCAACTGATGTAGCAAAGGAAATTCTTAAAGCACAGCATGCTGGGTTTGTTGAAGAAATCGGATTCCCTTACCCCATACTCTCTGTAATTGGGGGAGGCAAAAGAGAAGTTGATCTATATGCCTATATATTTGGTGCAGATTTGAGTGTATTTTTTCTAGTCGCCATTTTCTACCAATCAATCATAAAAAACAATAGCGAATTTCTTGATGTGTATCAGCTTGAAGATCAGTTTCCAAAAGAGTTTGTGTTTATCTTAATG ATTATCTTTTTCTTGATCGTGCTTGATCGCATAATTTACCTCTGTTCATTCGCAACGGGTAAAGTTATTTTCTACCTTTTCAACCTCATCCTCTTCACGTATTCAGTGACAGAGTATGCTTGGCACATGGACGCTTCACAACAGCATGCTGGAGGGTTAGCACTCCGTGCTATATATCTTGCCAAAGCTATTTCTTTAGCTCTGCAGGCTATACAAATTCGATATGGGATTCCTCATCAAAGCACATTGTATCGGCAGTTCTTGACCAGTGAAGTTTCACGAACTAAGTACTTGGGCTATAGACTTTATCGTGCTCTACCCTTTCTGTATGAATTGCGATGTGTACTTGACTGGTCATGCACAGCAACATCTTTGACCATGTATGACTGGCTCAAG TTGGAGGACATACATGCAAGCTTGTTCCTCGTCAAATGTGATGCAGTCTTGAATAGAGCTAAACACAAACAAGGAGAAAGGCaaacaaaaatgaccaaatgTTGCAATGGGATATGTTTGTTCTTTATATTAATCTGCGTTATCTGGGCTCCTATGCTG ATGTATAGCAGTGGTAACCCAACAAACATTGTTAACCCTGTTAAAGATGCCAGTGTTCAGATTGATATTAAAACAGCGAGTGGAAGATTGACCTTGTATCAAACCACTCTCTGTGAAAAGATCCCATGGGATCAGTTCAATGATGATATTGATCTTGATCCCCAAAGTTTTTGGGACACATATAATGAGAATGATATCCAGTTGATATGCTGCCAAGCTGATGCCAGTATTTTGTGGCTTGTCCCCAGTGTCGTTCAGACAAGATTCATTCAGTCCCTTGACTGGGATACGGACATGGATATTATTTTTACTTGGGTACTTACCCGAGACAGACCAAAAGGAAAGGAAGTTGTGAAATATGAAAGAACTATCGATCCTGTGGATCTTCCAATGCGATCAGATGTTCAAAAAGTTTTAAATGGCTCTATGAACAGCTTTAGGATCTATAATGTCTATCCGAGATACTTCCGTGTTACTGGTTCTGGTGATGTCAGACCTCTGGAACAAGAG GAAATTTCTGTCAATGCGGATCTTGTTATAAATCGTGCAAATTATGAGTGGTGGTCCTTCAATGATGTCAATTCCTCAGGAGTCACTGGATGTGGAGGTTTGACTGGACCCATGGCAATCATAATATCTGAGGAAGTACCTCCTC AAGGTATCATTGGTGACACTCTCAGCAAGTTCAGCATATGGGGGCTGTACATAACCTTTGTTCTTGCAGTTGGCCGTTTTATCAGGCTGCAATGTTCTGACTTAAGAATGAGAATCCCTTATGAGAACCTTCCTTCCTGTGATAG GTTGATAGCCATCTGTGAGGATATATATGCCGCAAGAGCAGAAGGTGAGCTTGGAGTAGAAGAGGTTCTCTACTGGACGCTGGTGAAGATCTATAGGTCACCACACATGCTGCTTGAGTACACCAAAATTGACTAA